The nucleotide window TCGACGTGTCGGAGAACGGCGCCGCGCGCCTGTCCGTGGACCGAGCCTTCGATCGGTTCGGACAGATTGACGTCGTCGTCAGCAATGCAGGGTACGGGTTGTATGGTGCTGCCGAGGAGGTGACGGGCGCCCAAATCCGTCATCAGATTGATACTAACCTTATCGGTTCAATCGACGTTATCCGGGCCGCATTGCCGCATTTGCGAGAACAGGGCGGTGGCCGCATTGTGCAGATTTCCTCGGGAGGCGGTCAGGTCACTTTGCCCAACTACAGCGTCTATCATGCCACCAAGTGGGGCATCGAAGGGTTTGTGGAAGCTGTGGCCCAGGAAGTCGCAACCTTCGGCATTCAGTGCACCATAGTCGAGCCGGGCGCCGCCGCGACCAATTTTCTGCGGAGTCTGGACTCCACCCCGGCAATGGACGTCTACAAGGACACTCCGTCGGGGAAATGGCGCGAACTGATCGCGAGTGGCGCGTTCGACGACTTCGGAAATCCCGAGAAGATGTGTTCCACGATCATCGAGTTCATAGATAGTGGCGACCCCGCACTGCGTTTGCCACTCGGCGTACAGACCGCCGATTTTATAGAACAGACCCTTCAGAAGCGCTTGGAGGACATGCGCGCCGTAAGGAGCTACTCCGTGGCAGCTGATTGATCTGATCCTGGCCCCTGGATGCGTGGTGCGGCGGCTGGGGCGGACAATTCTGCCAAAAGAATAGACCAACACACGTCCGGCCGATGACAGTTGACTGCCAGGCCGGACGCTCTCCTCTTCAATGCTATCCTGTTAAGGCGATCAAAAAAGCTTCTGTCAGGGCAAAGGCCGCGAGGGCGATTGGACACATCGTGCGTCCAGGCTCATGCCTGTTCAGTGCCGGATCGCCCGACTGTGCGGTCCACTGGTATGCGCCCCTAGGTTAAGCAATTGGACGCTACTGAATGGCAAACTGAGCAAGTGCATTCGCCTTACCGACACGCCTAGGCCGTTTGCGACGATGGGTGTTTATAGGCAGGGCGAAGTAAGTATCCGTCGCATACGATCGCTCTTGCTGTCCTAGCGCTGTCCGAAGCGCGCCTTGGCCGCATCGGTAAAGGGCATGAACAAGCTGACGGCAGAGCCTTCAGGGTCTCGAATCTGGAACGTCCGATTGCCCCAAGGCAACAGCTTGGGCTCATGTACTATTTCTGCTTTGTCTTTGAGCCTTTCAAACGCAGCGTCGATGTCATCGACCATAAATTCAAGGATTGCAGTGCGGTTGGCGCGTGGCTTCGAACTCCCCGCACTGAACAAGGCGACTGTTTCCGCACTTCCGATGGCAAGTGTGCCGGCTGAGGTGACGATTTCGGCGAATTGCGGCGCCAGCCAGGCGGCGGCTTTTTCTGTCACCATCTCATAGAACGCCACCATGGATTTGATATCGTCGGCAATGAGGCGGACGGATGCGAACTTCATGACATTTCCTTTGGTTCTGTGCGGTTGTCCAACGACGGCTTGCGCAGA belongs to Devosia sp. XK-2 and includes:
- a CDS encoding SDR family oxidoreductase, which codes for MTTQTWYITGTSSGLGLILTEKLLRRGDRVFATVRRAGPLDTLQEEFGEQLIVDHLDVSENGAARLSVDRAFDRFGQIDVVVSNAGYGLYGAAEEVTGAQIRHQIDTNLIGSIDVIRAALPHLREQGGGRIVQISSGGGQVTLPNYSVYHATKWGIEGFVEAVAQEVATFGIQCTIVEPGAAATNFLRSLDSTPAMDVYKDTPSGKWRELIASGAFDDFGNPEKMCSTIIEFIDSGDPALRLPLGVQTADFIEQTLQKRLEDMRAVRSYSVAAD
- a CDS encoding VOC family protein, whose translation is MKFASVRLIADDIKSMVAFYEMVTEKAAAWLAPQFAEIVTSAGTLAIGSAETVALFSAGSSKPRANRTAILEFMVDDIDAAFERLKDKAEIVHEPKLLPWGNRTFQIRDPEGSAVSLFMPFTDAAKARFGQR